The genomic region TAGCCATACATCTCCTGCAAGTGCTGGCTGATGTCGGCATAGCTGTTACCCACGCTGTAGAGTGATAATACCTTCTGCTCAAGTTGGGGTGTGAGTACTACCTGGCGCTTGGGCACAAGCTGAGGCTGGTAGCTACCCGTACGGTCGCGGGGCGTCTGTAAGTCTAGCAAACCGGCACTGCTTTTGACGCGCTTGGTTGTCTTGCCGTTACGTCGGTTCTGTTCTACCTGCCGAGTCTGGGCGAGGTGACTATCCATTTCCCCTTCCAAAGCGGACTCTAAAAAGTGCTTCAGCAGAGGCGCAAACAAACCGTTCTCTCCCGTCAGGGGTTTACCTTCGTAAAGGCCCTTGATGGCGGCCTGTTTGAAGGCCTCAAAATCGAATTGGTCGGTCATAGTTGTGAATGTAGGCTTTTCTTTCCTTCTATTCACCCTGTGGCCTGACACAGTTCAGCGAGCAGTCTCCCAGGTTGATATCACCTGGTCTTTCCGAATTTAATTTTGCACCAATAAAAAAGCCCCGGTCAATATGCCGGGGCTTTTGCTGTTTAGAATAAACCACTTACCTAACTTTTAACTACTCATTTTTTCGCCACATTCCCCGCCCGAAAATCCGGACGGCCCGGTAAAACAGTTTGTTCCGGCCTTTGGTACCAGGACTGTATTTGTTCATCAGGAACAGAAAGGCCGCGTCTGCTCTTTGCCTGGCCAACTCTTCCCCAAGTTCCTTTTCGTACATCCGCTTATCATACATGTAGTCATGTACCAGGGCGGCAATGCTCAGTCCTGGACCCATCACCGAAAACAGGGAATGGAGTGCTTTCGGGATACTGGCAAAGTTGGTTGTGTATCCGGCCGGAATGGTTATCGTTTCGCCTGCAGGAAGTTCGACCGTTACCGGCTCCTTGATCTGCCAGAGGTACGGCCGCTTTTCGGTTCCTATGTATTGTGCTGTTATCGACTCCATCAGTTCAGTACTTTATCGATTGCGGTTTTGAGACTTTCCATTGCCTGAATGGAACGCTCCTGCATTTCCATCAGGGTAGTCAGAGCAGCCTTTTGATCTTCACGGTATAGCTTCAGGTAGTAAGCCATGACCGCAACGTAAGGCGCTTGATCTATGATTTTGGTGAATAGGGATTCCATGTTAGAGAGTTTTGGTTGCTACTGAGTGGGGTAAGCCGCCCCGTTGGCATCGTTAATTAAGCCGCCGCCACGCGCTACCGTCGTAAGCAAAAACAAGGGTCTGGTTCTGAGTTAGCGCAGTGGTTGCCTGCCCGTCGATTGTGCCGGATACCGTAACAGTTCCCGTGCCGGTGTTCTTGATCCGGTACTGCTTGTCCCGGTAGCCCGCCATGCCCGACCCCGCTGGCAGGGTAATGGTAATTGCGCCGGAAGCATAGATCACTTCATCGTCCACCGAAAGGGTGTAGTTGGCTGAAACAGAACTCGAACGGGGGAAGGCATTGCCGGAAATAGCCCGCCACGTCGCCCCGTTATTTCCGCTGGCCGTGCATTGCCAGTAGGCAGGACGGCCATGCCCCGGAAAGGAGTGGGTAACAATATCGCCCCGTACCCACCGCCCGAACGTAGAGCCGGGCGTGTCGGGCGACTGGTAGAAGCTCATGCCGATGTACCGAACAGTGCCTAGGGAGAAGCGAATCTGAATAAGGGTGATAGAAACGTTAAATACATTGCCGCCCAGATACCAATCCAGGTTACTGCTGTAGTTCCCGGCAATTGCCAGGAATCCGGGGGTTTGTGGTGAGGCTGGCAGGGTTACTGCGTTGTTCTGAGTCTCCAGCCGAGAAAGTGCATTGAGGTTTCCCAGGTACAGCAGATTCCCCGTCCATGCCGCGTTGGTATGGGTGAGGGAGTTGTTGTTGAACTTATGAAAGCCCGCGCCTGCCTCGTTGTAGCTACAGAAATACCGGGTAATTCCCTCGAACGTGTTCTGCTCCACAGCAATATTGGAACACCCGGTCGTGTATACTCCGTCCTGATAGCTCACAAACCGGCTGAAACCCGATACGGATATGTTCGAGCATCCGATCATAGCAATACCCGACCCTGTATTGCCCGCATTGCCGTTGATGCACGTAACCCCCAACAGGGAAATATCCCGGCTGTCGGTTATCTGAATGGAAGCGTCGTTGAAAGCATAATCAGATGTGAAATTGGTCTGTCCAACCGCCCCGCCCGTCAACTTAATAATGCTAATGGCATTGCTGGTGTTGGTAATGGTATTGCCCGTGAATGTTACATTACTTCGGGTAGATGCCCATGCAGTATTGTTAATCACGTTATAGGCCACCCCCGTCCCGTATTGGTTGTAGGTCCGGTTACTAAGGGTATAACTGCCATCAAATCGGGCGGTATTGCCCGTCACGGACCCGTTCAGCACATCCTGAAGTGAAATGTACAATGACCCGTCGGGTC from Tellurirhabdus rosea harbors:
- a CDS encoding DUF1353 domain-containing protein; translated protein: MESITAQYIGTEKRPYLWQIKEPVTVELPAGETITIPAGYTTNFASIPKALHSLFSVMGPGLSIAALVHDYMYDKRMYEKELGEELARQRADAAFLFLMNKYSPGTKGRNKLFYRAVRIFGRGMWRKNE
- a CDS encoding right-handed parallel beta-helix repeat-containing protein, producing MKRFLFLLFALVYQFSFAQIEFSPDTNTRPKTWNRIAVREGRLHIVPVTGPTIKVPTIQEVNQRVLQVASIASLTAISGSAASSVIVRDVNRGGTFSYAASGYTADNATVYPASGGGFWVRFIPDGWVQADWFDRGLGDADILSRAFVSGLGKIRLSRGRTYTLASKQDYAGAGKDLTIDLNGASIVASNSYTDGGGYDGMLHFDGFGTIQIIGDGLLDGRRQLKGERQAYATHELITISNCAAAYIQGTMQLNNARANALSVSSTPFVDIQDIRSSKPYWSNIFVQNSSQVYINNTYSYGSGDYEGSLDSAGFINSPRGGIGILVQTSTSAIITNNTILWTTDTGTKTEGCSSVVYAFNRVKDFGKDGIKVMSYPGYPTVTSATIANNIVENFRSWRPDGSLYISLQDVLNGSVTGNTARFDGSYTLSNRTYNQYGTGVAYNVINNTAWASTRSNVTFTGNTITNTSNAISIIKLTGGAVGQTNFTSDYAFNDASIQITDSRDISLLGVTCINGNAGNTGSGIAMIGCSNISVSGFSRFVSYQDGVYTTGCSNIAVEQNTFEGITRYFCSYNEAGAGFHKFNNNSLTHTNAAWTGNLLYLGNLNALSRLETQNNAVTLPASPQTPGFLAIAGNYSSNLDWYLGGNVFNVSITLIQIRFSLGTVRYIGMSFYQSPDTPGSTFGRWVRGDIVTHSFPGHGRPAYWQCTASGNNGATWRAISGNAFPRSSSVSANYTLSVDDEVIYASGAITITLPAGSGMAGYRDKQYRIKNTGTGTVTVSGTIDGQATTALTQNQTLVFAYDGSAWRRLN